The Alkalibacter saccharofermentans DSM 14828 genome has a window encoding:
- a CDS encoding PolC-type DNA polymerase III, producing the protein MWLLLISRVKQVYKMLNDSENIKKSIGEVLSREAFEIKRVEVARKKSRWTLYVNPLKDTDLDKIRIDLEGILNNQVEIQLIPVKSDDRYIGDSEKDDIKKWIKSNYPEVLLTANNWVIEPGKIRIPLIHKSDCENMTETDAPQKLRRWFGEKTKINVEFSFCPMDGLQELSEEIESEKKKVNSFETRQKPSGTKPLANRPMEASTILGRKIKDAPIPMNEVSSDQDVAIRGKIFKIDQKEIRNNMTIVTFNITDYTSSLTCKSFLNEEKTKKVMSSISEGCWLKVKGKIQFDTFARENVLIVSSIESQWVEPRKDEAETRRIELHAHTQYSSMDSVAKLSKLIGTASDFGHKAIAITDHGVLQAYPEAMELAAKKDIKVIYGMEGYLVDDNKNSKWGEGDGPLDGCFVVFDLETTGLSAKNSEIIEIGAVKVNNGQIVETYNSFVRPKAKVPLKITEITGISDEMVRNQREIDVVMEEFLSFAEGNIMVAHNARFDISFIEAFCRKLGIEKKFTVIDTLSLARNALTDLGRFNLKSLSRYFKIDLKNHHRASDDAMATAKVFIKLVGISMDKGAKTADDLNHVFDSEQAIKKMDTAHIIILVKNQTGLKNLYKLVSMSHLRYFYKKPRIPKSVLEKYREGLILGSACESGELYKGILNDKSEDDIEKIIEFYDYLEVQPLGNNAFLLDKGIVNNEEELKNINKRIIALGEKYGKPVVATGDVHFVDKEDECFRKVLMCGQKYDDFNRQPPLYYRTTQEMLHEFYYLDEQKAREIVIENPIKISDMIDNVLPIPNGTFPPIIEGSDQEIREMIVAYAKDKYGDPLPEVVEARVDKELNSIISNGYSVLYLVAHKLVKKSLEDGYLVGSRGSVGSSLAATFSNITEVNPLSPHYVCPKCKNSEFYDSSQIGSGPDLEDKLCPKCGSEYIKDGFDIPFEVFLGFEGDKEPDIDLNFSGEYQPTAHKYTEELFGKGNVYRAGTISTIAEKTAFGFVKNYLEENGCLITNAEIDRLVDGCTGIKRTTGQHPGGIMVVPSNKEIYDFCPIQKPADDVDSTTTTTHFDYHSISGRLLKLDILGHDDPTVIRMLEDLTGLDATKIPLDDSETMSLFTSTKALKLVDGDIGSTVGTYGIPEFGTGFVREMLVATKPSAFSDLIRISGLSHGTDVWLNNAQELIANKTATIKEVICTRDDIMVYLIHMGLPSKKAFNIMEKVRKGKGLSDEDVALMNQHDVPQWYIDSCNKIKYMFPKAHAVAYVTMAFRIAYFKVHHPLAYYATYFSVRADDFDAHLAVQGKDRVRKAIREIKEIGNGATAKDKSKITVLELILEMLCRGYDFLPVSLYESHYSKFIIKDGKLLPPFNALEGIGLKASQNVYESAKKGSFISIEDLQARTKLSKTNVETLLKHGTINELPQSNQISLF; encoded by the coding sequence ATGTGGCTTTTATTAATATCAAGAGTGAAACAGGTGTATAAAATGCTAAATGATAGTGAAAATATTAAGAAATCCATAGGAGAGGTTCTTTCCCGGGAGGCCTTTGAGATTAAAAGGGTTGAAGTAGCCAGAAAGAAAAGCCGATGGACATTGTACGTAAATCCCTTAAAGGATACGGATCTTGATAAAATCCGCATAGACCTTGAAGGGATTTTGAACAATCAGGTAGAGATTCAGTTGATTCCTGTAAAGTCGGATGATCGATATATTGGAGATTCCGAGAAGGATGATATCAAAAAATGGATAAAATCAAACTATCCGGAAGTGCTGCTTACTGCAAACAATTGGGTAATAGAACCCGGTAAAATCAGAATACCCCTTATTCACAAATCCGACTGTGAGAATATGACAGAAACGGATGCTCCCCAAAAATTGAGAAGATGGTTTGGCGAGAAGACCAAAATCAATGTGGAATTTTCCTTTTGTCCCATGGACGGACTGCAGGAGCTCAGTGAAGAAATCGAATCAGAAAAGAAAAAGGTAAATAGCTTTGAAACAAGACAGAAACCCTCCGGCACCAAACCATTGGCCAACAGACCCATGGAGGCTTCCACGATACTTGGCAGAAAAATCAAGGATGCCCCAATCCCAATGAACGAAGTCTCCTCGGATCAGGATGTGGCAATCAGAGGGAAAATCTTTAAGATTGACCAAAAGGAAATCCGAAACAATATGACTATCGTCACCTTCAATATAACGGACTACACCTCATCTTTGACATGCAAGTCTTTCTTAAACGAAGAAAAGACAAAAAAGGTCATGTCATCAATCAGCGAAGGTTGCTGGCTGAAGGTGAAAGGGAAAATCCAATTTGATACTTTTGCCAGAGAGAACGTGCTTATAGTCAGTTCAATAGAAAGCCAATGGGTGGAACCGAGAAAGGATGAAGCCGAAACCAGACGGATAGAGCTTCATGCCCATACACAATACAGCTCGATGGACAGCGTGGCGAAGCTTTCCAAGCTTATAGGAACTGCATCTGATTTCGGACATAAGGCAATAGCCATCACGGACCACGGAGTATTGCAGGCTTATCCCGAGGCTATGGAGCTAGCGGCTAAAAAAGATATCAAAGTTATCTATGGAATGGAAGGATACCTTGTAGATGACAATAAAAACTCCAAATGGGGGGAAGGAGACGGCCCGCTTGACGGATGCTTTGTGGTATTTGACCTAGAGACTACAGGCTTATCTGCCAAAAACAGTGAGATCATTGAAATAGGAGCTGTCAAGGTAAACAACGGTCAAATCGTAGAAACCTACAATTCATTTGTTCGTCCAAAAGCAAAGGTGCCCCTTAAGATTACAGAGATAACCGGAATTTCTGATGAGATGGTAAGAAATCAGCGGGAGATCGACGTCGTAATGGAGGAGTTTTTAAGCTTTGCAGAAGGCAACATAATGGTTGCCCACAACGCAAGATTTGACATATCCTTCATAGAAGCATTCTGTCGAAAGCTGGGCATTGAAAAGAAATTCACAGTAATAGACACTCTGTCTTTGGCAAGAAACGCTTTAACCGATCTGGGCAGGTTCAACCTAAAGAGCCTCTCCCGGTATTTCAAGATTGATTTGAAAAACCATCATCGTGCCAGCGACGACGCCATGGCCACGGCCAAGGTGTTTATCAAGCTTGTGGGAATAAGCATGGACAAGGGTGCCAAGACAGCAGATGATCTAAACCATGTATTCGACAGCGAGCAGGCTATAAAGAAGATGGACACTGCCCACATAATAATACTCGTTAAGAACCAAACAGGCCTTAAAAATCTTTACAAGCTGGTATCCATGAGCCACCTTAGGTACTTCTACAAAAAACCCAGAATTCCCAAAAGCGTATTGGAAAAATACCGGGAAGGCTTGATTTTAGGAAGCGCATGTGAAAGCGGCGAGCTCTACAAAGGAATATTAAACGACAAATCGGAAGATGACATCGAGAAGATCATCGAATTCTACGATTACCTGGAGGTTCAACCTCTCGGCAACAATGCTTTTTTGCTGGACAAGGGAATCGTAAACAACGAAGAAGAACTTAAAAATATCAATAAACGAATAATTGCCCTTGGAGAAAAATATGGCAAACCTGTGGTTGCTACAGGGGACGTCCACTTTGTGGATAAAGAGGATGAGTGCTTCAGGAAGGTCTTGATGTGCGGTCAAAAGTATGACGACTTTAATAGACAGCCGCCCCTTTACTACAGGACTACTCAGGAGATGCTTCACGAGTTCTACTATCTAGATGAACAAAAGGCTCGTGAAATTGTTATCGAAAATCCAATAAAAATTTCAGATATGATCGATAACGTGCTGCCCATACCAAATGGAACATTCCCTCCTATAATAGAGGGGTCCGATCAGGAGATCAGAGAAATGATCGTTGCCTACGCCAAGGATAAATATGGAGATCCTCTTCCCGAGGTTGTTGAAGCCCGGGTAGACAAGGAGCTTAACTCCATAATAAGCAATGGCTATTCTGTATTGTACCTTGTTGCCCATAAACTAGTGAAAAAATCCCTGGAGGACGGTTATCTGGTAGGCTCTAGAGGTTCAGTAGGGTCATCTCTGGCGGCTACATTTTCCAATATTACAGAGGTAAATCCACTTTCTCCTCACTACGTTTGTCCAAAGTGCAAAAACAGTGAATTTTACGACAGCTCTCAGATTGGCTCGGGACCGGACCTTGAGGACAAGCTGTGTCCGAAATGCGGCAGTGAATACATAAAAGATGGCTTTGACATTCCTTTTGAGGTGTTTCTTGGATTCGAAGGGGACAAGGAGCCGGATATAGATTTAAACTTCTCCGGGGAATACCAGCCCACCGCCCATAAATACACCGAAGAGCTATTCGGAAAGGGCAACGTATACAGAGCAGGCACTATTTCTACTATCGCAGAGAAGACAGCCTTCGGTTTTGTAAAAAACTATTTGGAGGAAAACGGATGCCTGATCACAAATGCGGAGATCGATAGATTGGTTGATGGGTGTACCGGGATAAAAAGGACTACGGGCCAGCATCCCGGTGGAATCATGGTGGTTCCTTCAAATAAAGAGATATACGATTTCTGCCCCATACAAAAGCCGGCAGACGACGTAGACAGCACGACTACCACCACACATTTTGATTATCATTCTATAAGTGGCAGGCTTTTGAAGCTGGATATCCTGGGTCATGACGATCCTACCGTGATACGTATGCTTGAAGACCTGACGGGTCTTGATGCAACTAAGATTCCCTTGGACGATTCAGAAACTATGAGCCTTTTCACTTCCACCAAGGCACTGAAGCTGGTTGACGGGGATATAGGATCCACAGTGGGAACTTATGGGATACCTGAATTCGGGACAGGATTTGTAAGGGAGATGCTGGTGGCTACCAAGCCCTCTGCATTTTCAGACTTAATAAGAATATCCGGTCTTTCTCATGGAACGGACGTTTGGCTTAACAATGCTCAAGAGCTCATAGCAAATAAAACGGCCACCATCAAAGAAGTCATCTGTACCAGGGATGACATAATGGTTTATCTCATACATATGGGTCTGCCCAGCAAGAAGGCCTTTAATATTATGGAAAAGGTAAGAAAGGGCAAGGGCTTAAGCGATGAAGACGTAGCCCTTATGAACCAGCATGATGTTCCCCAGTGGTATATTGATTCCTGCAACAAGATTAAATATATGTTTCCAAAGGCCCATGCCGTCGCATATGTGACAATGGCCTTTAGGATAGCCTACTTTAAGGTTCACCACCCCCTTGCTTATTACGCCACATATTTTAGTGTAAGAGCTGATGACTTTGACGCCCACCTGGCGGTACAGGGAAAAGACAGGGTCAGAAAGGCCATTAGAGAGATCAAGGAAATAGGCAACGGAGCAACTGCCAAGGATAAATCCAAGATTACTGTCCTGGAGCTCATACTGGAGATGCTCTGCAGAGGTTATGACTTCCTTCCGGTCAGCTTGTACGAATCACATTACTCAAAGTTCATCATAAAGGATGGAAAGCTGCTGCCGCCATTTAACGCCCTGGAAGGAATCGGGCTTAAGGCGTCTCAAAATGTGTACGAATCAGCAAAGAAAGGCTCATTCATATCCATAGAGGACCTCCAGGCAAGAACCAAGCTAAGCAAGACGAACGTGGAAACCCTGCTTAAGCACGGAACCATCAACGAATTGCCACAATCCAACCAGATAAGCCTGTTTTAA
- the rimP gene encoding ribosome maturation factor RimP: protein MAKKKTDEFVFDLSEPIAEELGVELVDVEFIKEGQNWFLRLYIDKDGGVNLDDCQAFSSRINVLLDETDPISQSYFLEVSSPGLDRPLKKKADYDRYKGKMIEVNLYAQIEGSKYYKGINGGIEDEVLTLFLEEDKVIKIPVKSIGSAKLYFEF, encoded by the coding sequence ATGGCGAAGAAAAAAACGGATGAATTCGTATTCGATTTGTCCGAGCCCATAGCGGAAGAATTGGGGGTTGAACTTGTGGATGTGGAGTTCATTAAGGAAGGACAAAACTGGTTTTTGCGCCTATACATAGACAAGGACGGGGGAGTGAACCTGGATGACTGCCAGGCCTTCAGCAGCAGAATAAACGTATTGCTGGATGAAACTGATCCCATTTCTCAAAGCTACTTTCTGGAGGTCTCGTCACCGGGTCTTGACAGGCCACTAAAGAAAAAGGCGGATTACGACAGGTACAAGGGGAAGATGATAGAGGTCAATCTTTATGCCCAGATAGAAGGAAGCAAGTACTACAAAGGTATAAACGGCGGGATCGAGGATGAGGTGCTAACCTTGTTCTTAGAAGAAGATAAAGTGATTAAGATCCCTGTCAAATCGATAGGAAGCGCAAAACTGTATTTTGAATTTTAA
- the nusA gene encoding transcription termination factor NusA, which yields MNKDFILALDSVEKEKGIKKEELIDAIEAAIASSYKKNYGSSHEIKINIDRETGEINVHALKEVVEEVFDPNIEITLDDAKQIYDGYQLGDLAEIEIKPKNFGRIAAQNAKQLVVQRIKEAERNIIFDQFSEREDEIINGVIQRKEKNNIYVDLGKTEGILMPNEQVSGEDYSQNKRIKVYVLEVKKTTKGPQIMVSRTHPGLVKRLFENEVPEIYDGAVTIKSISREAGSRTKIAVSAVESNIDPVGSCVGPKGIRVQNIVDELNGEKIDIIKWSDDPREYIASSLSPAKVLRVDVNELERSALVIVDDYQLSLAIGKEGQNARLAAKLTGWKIDIKSKSQSENMEEIDQIASDLLDDLDL from the coding sequence ATGAATAAAGATTTTATTCTTGCACTGGATTCAGTGGAAAAGGAAAAGGGAATAAAAAAGGAAGAGCTGATAGATGCCATAGAAGCAGCGATAGCATCTTCTTACAAAAAAAACTACGGCAGCTCCCATGAAATCAAGATAAACATAGACAGGGAGACTGGAGAAATAAACGTACATGCTTTAAAGGAAGTAGTTGAAGAGGTATTTGATCCCAATATCGAAATCACATTGGATGATGCCAAGCAGATTTACGATGGATATCAACTTGGAGATTTAGCAGAGATAGAAATCAAGCCTAAGAACTTCGGAAGAATCGCAGCACAGAATGCAAAGCAGCTGGTGGTGCAGCGAATCAAGGAAGCTGAAAGAAACATCATCTTCGACCAATTCTCCGAGCGTGAGGACGAGATCATAAACGGAGTTATCCAAAGAAAAGAAAAAAACAACATATATGTGGATCTTGGAAAAACAGAAGGGATATTGATGCCAAACGAGCAGGTTTCAGGAGAAGATTATTCCCAAAACAAGCGAATTAAGGTGTACGTCCTTGAAGTTAAAAAAACCACTAAGGGACCTCAGATCATGGTATCAAGAACCCATCCCGGACTTGTAAAAAGATTGTTTGAAAACGAGGTTCCAGAAATTTATGACGGCGCTGTCACTATAAAGTCTATATCAAGGGAAGCCGGTTCCAGAACTAAAATAGCTGTATCAGCTGTTGAATCCAATATAGATCCTGTAGGATCATGCGTAGGACCCAAGGGAATAAGGGTTCAAAATATTGTTGACGAGCTAAATGGCGAAAAAATTGATATAATTAAATGGAGCGATGATCCCAGAGAATACATCGCTAGTTCTCTGAGTCCTGCGAAGGTGTTAAGAGTGGACGTAAATGAGCTTGAAAGATCGGCACTGGTTATAGTGGATGATTATCAACTGTCTCTTGCTATAGGAAAAGAAGGACAAAACGCGAGACTGGCAGCAAAGCTTACAGGGTGGAAGATCGACATAAAGAGCAAGTCCCAAAGTGAAAACATGGAAGAGATCGATCAAATCGCCAGCGATCTGCTTGACGATCTGGATCTATAA
- the rnpM gene encoding RNase P modulator RnpM, with translation MRKIPQRTCIVCGEKIDKKNLIRVVKNKEGEVFYDPTGKANGRGAYLCGSDECTEAILKKNALNRAFKMEIDEAVKLKIMDDVKNAKK, from the coding sequence ATGAGAAAAATACCTCAAAGAACATGTATAGTTTGCGGAGAGAAGATAGACAAAAAGAACCTTATACGTGTCGTAAAGAACAAAGAAGGTGAAGTTTTCTACGATCCCACAGGAAAGGCCAACGGTAGAGGGGCCTATTTATGCGGCAGTGACGAATGCACAGAGGCGATTCTAAAGAAAAACGCCCTGAACAGGGCTTTTAAGATGGAAATCGACGAAGCCGTAAAATTGAAGATTATGGATGATGTGAAGAATGCAAAAAAATAA
- a CDS encoding L7Ae/L30e/S12e/Gadd45 family ribosomal protein, translated as MQKNKFLNFIGICKKSGKIVLGDHMVEKEMNRETLKLVVVATDTSDRIWAKYERFCKEKGIPALRASTKEELGKAVGKKAAAVAGFKDQNQSDNLVKLYENLKETGGVL; from the coding sequence ATGCAAAAAAATAAGTTTTTGAATTTTATAGGAATATGTAAAAAATCAGGGAAGATAGTACTTGGAGACCATATGGTAGAAAAGGAAATGAACAGGGAGACCTTAAAGCTTGTAGTGGTGGCGACAGATACTTCAGACAGGATTTGGGCCAAGTACGAACGTTTCTGCAAGGAAAAAGGCATACCTGCCCTGAGAGCGTCGACAAAAGAGGAACTGGGAAAAGCAGTGGGAAAGAAAGCGGCAGCAGTAGCGGGCTTTAAAGACCAAAACCAAAGTGATAACCTGGTTAAATTATACGAAAATCTAAAAGAAACAGGGGGAGTTTTATGA
- the infB gene encoding translation initiation factor IF-2, translating to MNKVRVYDLAKELNVNSKELVKVLNSMDIPVKNHMSALTEQQEKYFRNNYNKSQGESPKQEKTPVKTVEKKEQAPQRPEAVKEKATEGAKPLAKPQAKTEQKADKKKLGKKDFRKSKKPPVTPVAIDNSKKEKKSKSAYKKKKGEDETEELVAMIPTAVSVGDFAVKINVPSTEIIKKLIGLGVMASINQEIDFETAEVVASELGVKIELEDVEEEVAEMLNVEEEEDEENLIHRPPVITVMGHVDHGKTSLLDAIRKTSVTAKEAGGITQHIGAYMVKTNDEAITFIDTPGHEAFTAMRHRGASITDIAVLVVAADDGVMPQTVEALNHARAAKVPIIVAINKIDKPGANPDKVKQELTEYNLVAEEWGGDTIFVPVSAMTREGLDTLLEMILLVAEVQELKANPDRLSKGTVIDAKLDKGRGVVATLLVNAGTLRVGDSVVSGTSYGKIRAMLNDKGKKVKTAGPSTPVEILGLNEVPEAGEEFYAVKDDRTARQIADKRRTHLKEQKVKRSAPLSLDELYNHIKQGEVQDINIIIKGDVQGSVEALKQSLEKLTNEEVRVNIIHGGVGAVTESDVMLAAASNGIIIGFNVRPGNNVNALAEREEVDLRLYRVIYDAIADVEQAMKGMLAPEYKEVVLGTAEVRQTFKVPNIGTIAGCYVTNGKIARSNDVRVIRDGIVVFEGKMTSLKRFKDDAKEVAQGYECGIGVEKYNDLKEGDQIEAFTMEEIART from the coding sequence ATGAACAAAGTAAGAGTATACGATCTGGCAAAAGAACTTAATGTAAATAGCAAGGAACTGGTAAAGGTATTGAACAGTATGGACATACCTGTCAAGAACCACATGAGTGCATTGACCGAGCAGCAGGAAAAGTACTTTAGAAACAATTACAACAAATCACAAGGCGAGAGTCCAAAACAGGAGAAAACGCCTGTGAAGACAGTCGAAAAAAAAGAGCAGGCTCCGCAAAGACCTGAGGCCGTAAAAGAAAAAGCGACTGAAGGGGCGAAACCCCTCGCAAAGCCACAAGCTAAAACTGAGCAGAAGGCAGATAAGAAAAAGCTCGGAAAAAAAGACTTCAGAAAAAGCAAGAAGCCTCCTGTAACTCCTGTGGCTATAGACAACAGCAAAAAAGAGAAAAAATCAAAAAGCGCCTACAAGAAGAAAAAGGGCGAGGACGAAACAGAAGAATTAGTAGCAATGATTCCAACCGCCGTTTCCGTAGGTGATTTTGCAGTAAAGATAAACGTGCCATCGACTGAGATAATCAAAAAGCTCATAGGCTTGGGAGTCATGGCTTCAATCAACCAGGAAATCGATTTTGAAACTGCGGAGGTAGTAGCTTCTGAGCTTGGAGTTAAAATCGAGCTCGAGGATGTTGAAGAAGAAGTAGCGGAAATGCTAAATGTCGAAGAAGAAGAGGATGAGGAAAATCTGATCCACAGACCTCCAGTTATAACTGTTATGGGCCATGTCGATCACGGCAAGACCTCCCTTCTTGATGCAATAAGAAAGACCAGCGTAACAGCAAAGGAAGCCGGTGGAATTACCCAGCATATCGGAGCTTACATGGTCAAGACAAACGACGAAGCAATCACATTTATCGATACGCCGGGACATGAAGCCTTCACGGCAATGAGACATCGTGGAGCGAGCATAACGGATATCGCTGTTTTGGTTGTCGCTGCAGACGATGGGGTAATGCCACAGACTGTAGAAGCTTTAAACCATGCTAGGGCGGCTAAAGTGCCAATCATAGTAGCAATAAATAAAATTGACAAGCCCGGAGCCAACCCGGACAAGGTCAAGCAGGAACTTACCGAATACAACCTAGTTGCAGAAGAATGGGGTGGTGACACCATATTCGTTCCCGTATCTGCAATGACCAGAGAAGGCTTGGATACACTCCTTGAGATGATACTGCTTGTAGCCGAGGTTCAGGAACTTAAAGCCAATCCGGACAGACTTTCAAAGGGTACTGTAATAGATGCCAAGCTCGACAAGGGCAGAGGCGTAGTTGCTACCCTGCTGGTAAATGCAGGAACATTGAGAGTCGGAGATTCAGTAGTCAGCGGGACATCTTATGGAAAGATAAGAGCAATGCTTAATGACAAAGGTAAAAAGGTAAAGACCGCCGGACCTTCCACTCCTGTTGAAATTTTGGGTCTTAACGAGGTACCTGAAGCAGGAGAAGAATTCTATGCTGTTAAGGATGACAGAACCGCAAGACAGATAGCGGATAAGCGAAGAACCCACTTGAAAGAGCAAAAGGTAAAAAGGAGCGCTCCACTTTCTCTTGACGAACTTTACAATCACATCAAGCAGGGAGAAGTTCAAGATATAAACATAATCATCAAAGGAGATGTTCAGGGCTCTGTTGAAGCACTTAAGCAGTCTTTGGAGAAGCTTACCAATGAGGAAGTAAGAGTCAATATAATTCATGGCGGAGTAGGTGCGGTAACCGAGTCCGATGTTATGCTTGCAGCAGCTTCAAACGGGATAATTATTGGCTTTAACGTAAGACCGGGAAATAACGTCAATGCACTCGCCGAAAGGGAAGAGGTAGACTTAAGGCTATACAGGGTCATCTACGATGCCATCGCCGATGTGGAACAGGCCATGAAGGGAATGTTGGCTCCTGAATACAAGGAAGTAGTTCTCGGTACTGCGGAAGTAAGACAAACGTTTAAGGTTCCTAACATCGGTACCATAGCAGGCTGCTACGTTACCAATGGTAAAATAGCAAGAAGCAACGATGTAAGGGTAATCAGAGACGGCATAGTTGTTTTCGAAGGCAAAATGACATCTCTAAAGAGATTTAAAGACGATGCAAAGGAAGTAGCCCAGGGATACGAGTGTGGCATAGGCGTCGAGAAATATAACGATTTAAAGGAAGGCGATCAAATAGAAGCCTTCACGATGGAAGAGATAGCAAGAACATAG
- the rbfA gene encoding 30S ribosome-binding factor RbfA, with the protein MAKNRINKINETIKQELSSLIRKNIKDPRLTELISVMKVDTTGDLRYAKVYISIFDTDEKKAQAIDILNKAAGFLRKNVGKTLKTHYTPELIFVLDDSIEYGAHIDEVIRKLHKDSQE; encoded by the coding sequence ATGGCAAAAAACAGGATCAACAAAATAAATGAAACGATAAAACAAGAGCTTAGCAGCCTCATAAGGAAAAACATCAAGGACCCCAGGCTGACCGAACTCATCAGCGTGATGAAGGTAGATACGACCGGGGACCTAAGATATGCCAAAGTATACATAAGCATATTCGATACAGACGAAAAGAAAGCTCAGGCAATCGACATACTTAACAAGGCTGCAGGATTTTTAAGAAAAAACGTGGGCAAGACGCTTAAGACTCACTACACACCTGAGCTGATTTTTGTACTTGATGATTCAATCGAGTACGGTGCTCACATAGATGAAGTGATAAGAAAGCTGCACAAGGACAGTCAGGAGTAG
- a CDS encoding DHH family phosphoesterase, translating to MGMNKITSAIKENSTFLISTHKSPDGDALGSSFALGLALKKMGKNVFYALEKPGGGKYSFLNELNELNGSYGDRSFDVGIFLDSSDPDHLYDASLMERCRIRINIDHHVSNNGYCHLNYVDVNASATGEAVYELLENLNVELDEEIALALYTAIVSDTGNFKYSNVTYKTHDIASKLYRYPNRYWEISRKLFDETTFEKVQLIGYALGRISLIKEGKAAVIHLSHEDLKKFSDDADMEGVINYARDIKGVEVAVMIKETSRDTFKVSFRANTDFDVSKIAVHYGGGGHSKAAGCTIRDMRFEDVLEDIKSHIVF from the coding sequence ATGGGCATGAATAAAATAACAAGCGCCATAAAAGAAAACTCCACCTTTCTGATAAGCACCCACAAATCTCCCGATGGCGACGCTCTAGGCTCCAGCTTCGCCTTGGGACTTGCCCTTAAAAAAATGGGCAAGAATGTTTTCTATGCATTAGAAAAGCCCGGGGGTGGGAAGTACAGTTTTTTAAACGAGCTTAACGAACTCAACGGCTCCTATGGCGACAGAAGCTTTGATGTTGGGATATTTTTGGATTCCTCAGATCCGGACCATCTATACGATGCTTCACTGATGGAAAGGTGCAGGATTAGGATAAACATAGACCACCATGTCAGCAATAACGGCTATTGCCACTTGAATTACGTTGATGTAAATGCCAGTGCTACAGGAGAAGCGGTATATGAACTTTTGGAAAATCTCAACGTGGAACTTGACGAAGAGATAGCCCTTGCGCTATATACGGCCATTGTCTCGGATACCGGCAATTTTAAATACAGCAATGTCACATACAAAACCCATGATATCGCCAGCAAGCTTTACCGGTATCCAAACAGGTACTGGGAGATAAGCAGGAAGCTCTTCGATGAGACCACATTTGAAAAAGTGCAGCTGATAGGTTATGCCTTAGGCAGGATATCCTTGATTAAAGAGGGTAAAGCAGCAGTGATCCATCTCTCGCATGAGGACTTAAAAAAATTCTCAGATGATGCGGATATGGAAGGCGTAATCAACTACGCCAGGGATATAAAAGGTGTTGAGGTGGCTGTCATGATAAAAGAGACATCCAGAGATACATTTAAGGTGTCTTTCAGGGCAAATACTGACTTTGACGTGAGCAAGATCGCGGTTCACTATGGAGGTGGTGGTCACAGCAAGGCAGCCGGATGCACGATTAGGGATATGAGATTTGAAGATGTGCTCGAGGACATTAAATCCCACATCGTGTTTTGA